Part of the Stackebrandtia endophytica genome is shown below.
GGTGATCTTCTGCTCCTCGTCGCTCAGCGACATGTTGATGTCGGAACTGGCGCTGATCATGTTGCTCATCACTTCGCTGACCGTCGGTGCACCGAGTTCGATGTTGTCGGTCGGGTCGGAACCGTCGATCGCGCCGGCGGCGAGACTGGATCCGGCACCGATCGTGGCCAGCACCAGTCCGGTCACGGCCAGGGAGGTACCGCCGGATGGGATGGCCAGCGCCGCGCCGACCACGCCCGTGAGTGCCGACAAGATGGTCAGACCCATCTTGGCGCCGCCACCGTCTTTCTGGCCGCAGTCTTTGAGCGCCTCGATGGTCTTGTCAGCCAGTGCGCTGTTGTCTCGCCGGTAACCGTGGTAGAGGTTGACGATTCCCTCAGCTGCTCCGACGAGCATCTCGGCGACGGTGACCTGGTTGCCCTTGATGATCTCGAAGGGGGCGGTGACGCTGGTCTGGAAGTTGTTGATGAAGGTGCCCCTCCATTCCTCGATCTCCCCTTGGACCAGGTTCATGGCTCCCAACGCGGTGTCGCTGGAGAGTTTGAAGTGGACTTGCTGAGCCGACGTGACGATGTCTTCGAAGTCGGCCGGATCCGGCTTGGCCCGGCTTTCGAGCCAGTCGGGGATCCAGTCGTACTGTTCTCGAACCCAGGTCCGGATCTCATCTTCGGAGTAGTACGGGCTCGCCGGTCCCTCCTCACCTGCGGCGAGGTCATCTTGACGACGTTCGTAGTTTGCTTCGAGGAAGGAATCTTGTTCCCGAATGGTGGCGTTGGCGGCCTCTTCGACGATCTCCTCGCCTTTGGCTCGCAGTTCGCTAGGACTGTAGTACGACATGCTCAGCCTTCCCCGTCCTCTTCGGGCTCTTCTTCTTCGGGTGGTTCGGGCATGTCATCGATGATGTCCTCGATGTCCTGCTCCGTCTGGGTCGGATCCTCCGCCTCCTCGTCACCGGGAGAGTCGTAGTCGTCCGGGAAGTCGGGTTCACCGGGCGGTTCTGCCGGTGGGTTCTGGGACGGGTCGTTGGGGTCGTGCAGTTGAGTGCCGTCGTAGGGGTCGCCTTCGAGGATCGAATCCAGGTCGTTTCCGGCGGCCGTGTCCTCCTCGCTGAAGTTCTCGATCGCCTTGTTCACCGCGGAGGCGGTGTCGAGCAGGTTCTGGCCGGTTTGGGCCAAGACATGTTGGAATTCGCTGTGCAGGCTGTAGAACGCTTCACAAGGGCCGCCGTAGATTGTTTGGCCGTGCGGTCCTTCACCGCCTGTTTCAAAGGCTCCTCGAATATCGCCCTGGTTTCCACCCATTTCCGAACTACCTGATGTGTATACGGCGGCCACGTTCGGTAGGTGTACATTTGCCACCGTCCACAATTTATAAAGATCGCCGCCGGTTACATCGGCCATGGCGAACCTCGCTTTCGTTCGCTTACTTAGGGCATGGCGACAGCTCTGGGGTGAGCATGGTCGCGCTGTGCTCGCGAGGGTATTGGGTTGGGGCAACCCGTTAGCTGAGATTGATGACCGAATGCGGATCCGTCAATCGAACTTGGCTGATAGGCGGAATATGTGCGTAGGCGCGCGGTGACGCCGCGAGACGCCCGTGGTGGTCGTCGCGGAAACGGGTGGGGATGGAGTTCCCTTATATCTCGTTGCAGATCTTGGTCGTCACGTCGGCACCGTGTGCGAGCGCCTGTCCATAATGCTTCAACCATGACCGCAGGCCGTCGGGGCTGCCGGTGGTGAAGGCGCCGGAGGCGCCGACGTATTCGGGGGACCGTTCGGCGTGCCCGACGTCGATCGCGACCAGCAGACGCGGGTCGAGGCCCCTCGCGGCCAGCGTCAGACGGGCCGCTGCGCGTGCGACAACCCCTGCGGCGGTGGGGAAGGGGCGCAGCGCCAACATCTCGCCGTGCACGACGGCGGCCACCAGTGCGGCGGGCAGGGTGGTCTGACTGGTGACCAGGACGCACAGCGTGGCCAAGCGGACCGAGCCGTCGGAGTCGACGACGGGACGGCCCAGGTCTTCGGGTGCGGCGAGGTCACGGGCGGCGAGCAGATGCAACCGGGCCAATACCTGGCGCGGCGCCTTCTGCCACGTGTCGACCATGCTGGGGAGTTCGCCGGCGACCCGCAGCGCTCCCTGAACGGTCGGGTCGGTCACCGTTCCGCTGCGAACCTCGTCCACATCGAACTGTGCGCCGTCGAGGGCGGCTGAGGCGACCGCTGAACGCAGCGATACCTCGGTGGCGACTGCGGCGCCACTGTTGCGAAGGGTGCGATGCCACAGGGTGCGGTCGACGGCAGCGCGCGACTGCTCCAACGCGTCGGCTACTTCGGCCAGTTCCAAAAGGGGGGCGAGCGGATCCACGATCCCAGACCATACCCGTTAGGTAAGAGTGATCAAACGATTGGCGGCGATCTTTTGAAGTGATTGATATTGCATGTTCCCGCGCATCTTATGCACGCCAACTGCGGTTCCCAATCACAAGGGCGCAGTGGACACGGACAGGCGCGGAGACTATCGTCATGCCCTGAGACCCGCAACACGCACGAGACAGGTTCGATCGACCGTTTCACCCCGGCATCGCGCGACGATATGTGTCCGAGGGCGATGGTTTGACGGTGGTTCGACCGGGTTCGCTGATCGGGGACGCCTGGTATGCGATACAGAGGAGATGGCACGTGAACGATAGTCCGCAACCCCGGGAAACTCTCGCCAGTTTGCTCAGCGAGACCAGGCATTTCGATCCCCCCGCCGACATCGTGGCCGGCGCCAATGTCACCGGTGAGGCCTACGAACGTGCCCAGGCGGACCGGTTGGGTTTCTGGGCGGAGCAGGCCGGTCGGCTGGATTGGGCCACCCCCTGGGATCGGGTTCTCGATTGGGACAACCCCCCGTTCGCCAAGTGGTTCGTCGGCGGAAAACTCAACGTCGCCTACAACTGCCTGGACCGGCATGTCGAGGCCGGCAACGGCGACCGGGTTGCCATTCACTGGGAGGGCGAGCCGGGCGACACCCGCACCATCACCTATGCCGATCTGTTGTCGGAGGTGAAGCGGGCGGCCAACGCGTTGACCGACCTGGGTGTGGTCGCCGGTGACCGGGTCGCCATCTACATGCCGATGATTCCCGAGGCCGCGATGGCGATGCTGGCGTGCGCCCGCATCGGCGCCACCCACTCCGTCGTGTTCGGAGGGTTCTCTGTGGACGCCCTGTCGGGTCGGATCAACGACGCCCAGGCCAAGGTCGTCATCACCGCCGACGGCGGATACCGGCGAGGCAAGCCGAACGCGCTCAAGCCGACCGTGGACGAATCGGTTGCGTTGTGTCCCAGCGTGGAGAAGGTCGTCGTCGTTCGGCGCACCGGCCAGGACGTCGAATGGTCCGATAAGGACGTCTGGTGGCACGACGTGGTCGGCGGTGCCGCCGAAGAGCACCAGGCGCAGCCGTTCGACGCGGAGCACCCGCTGTTCATCCTCTACACCTCCGGCACCACCGCCAAGCCCAAGGGGATCCTGCACACCTCCGGCGGTTATCTGACGCAGGTTTCATACACCCACCACGCCGTCTTTGACATCAAGCCCGAGTCCGATGTGTACTGGTGTGGTGCCGACATCGGTTGGGTCACCGGACACTCGTACATCGTGTACGGGCCGATGTCCAACGGCGCGACCCAACTGATGTACGAGGGAACCCCGGACACTCCCCACAAGGGACGTTACTGGGAGCTGATCGACAAGTACAAGGTCACGATCCTCTACACCGCCCCCACCGCGATCCGCACCTTCATGAAGTGGGGCGACGACATCCCCGCGCAGTTCGACCTCACGTCGCTGCGCATCCTCGGCAGCGTCGGCGAACCCATCAACCCCGAAGCCTGGATGTGGTACCGCAAACACATCGGCGGCGATCGCTGCCCCGTCGTCGACACCTGGTGGCAGACCGAGACCGGGGCCATCATGGTCTCGCCGCTGCCCGGAGTGACCTCCACCACTCCCGGTTCGGCGCAGCACGCGTTGCCGGGCATCTCCGCCGACGTCGTCGACGACACCGGGACCTCGGTGCCCAACGGCGGTGGCGGCTACCTGGTGTTGCGGGAGCCCTGGCCGTCGATGCTGCGCACCATCTGGGGCGACGACGAGCGATTCATCGAAACCTATTGGTCCCGGTTCGAGGGAATGTACTTCGCCGGTGACGGAGCAAAACGCGACGACGAGGGCAACATCTGGCTGTTGGGCCGCGTTGACGACGTCATGCTGGTCAGCGGACACAACATCTCCACCACCGAGGTGGAGTCCGCGTTGGTGTCGCACCCGGCGGTCGCCGAGGCCGCCGTGGTCGGTGCGACCGACCCGGTGACCGGTCAGGCCATCGTGGCGTTCACGATCCTGCGGGGAGGCAGCGAGGGCGACGACGACCTGCTCACCGAACTGCGCAACCACGTTGCCAAGACGTTGGGCCCGATCGCCAAACCCCGCCAGATCATGATCGTCCCGGAGCTTCCGAAGACGAGGTCCGGCAAGATCATGCGGCGTCTGCTGCGCGACGTGGCCGAGAACCGCTCACTGGGTGACGTCACGACCCTGCAGGACTCCACCGTCATGAAGCTGATCGCCGAGGGCATGGCCAAGGGCAAGTCCGACGACGACTGAACCGGTGTGGCGAGACACCGTTGGAGTGATCCATCGGCCGTCGGTCCAGGTGCGAGTCCGACCGGCGGCCGCTCCATGAATTAGCCTGGAGGTATGAAAGGCAGACGTCCGGCCGTCGACGACAGCGCCGTCCTCATCGAGGGCCCGTGGCAACACCGGTTCGTCGATGCCAACGGAGTCCGTTTCCACGTCGTTGAGATGGGAAGCGGGCCGCTGATCCTGTTGCTGCACGGATTTCCCGAGTTCTGGTGGACCTGGCAGCACCAGATTCCCGCCCTGGCCGAAGCCGGCTATCGAGTCGCCGCCGTCGACCTGCGCGGTTACGGCGCCAGCGACAAGCCACCGGACGGGTACGACGTCT
Proteins encoded:
- a CDS encoding oxidoreductase; this translates as MVDPLAPLLELAEVADALEQSRAAVDRTLWHRTLRNSGAAVATEVSLRSAVASAALDGAQFDVDEVRSGTVTDPTVQGALRVAGELPSMVDTWQKAPRQVLARLHLLAARDLAAPEDLGRPVVDSDGSVRLATLCVLVTSQTTLPAALVAAVVHGEMLALRPFPTAAGVVARAAARLTLAARGLDPRLLVAIDVGHAERSPEYVGASGAFTTGSPDGLRSWLKHYGQALAHGADVTTKICNEI
- the acs gene encoding acetate--CoA ligase; translation: MNDSPQPRETLASLLSETRHFDPPADIVAGANVTGEAYERAQADRLGFWAEQAGRLDWATPWDRVLDWDNPPFAKWFVGGKLNVAYNCLDRHVEAGNGDRVAIHWEGEPGDTRTITYADLLSEVKRAANALTDLGVVAGDRVAIYMPMIPEAAMAMLACARIGATHSVVFGGFSVDALSGRINDAQAKVVITADGGYRRGKPNALKPTVDESVALCPSVEKVVVVRRTGQDVEWSDKDVWWHDVVGGAAEEHQAQPFDAEHPLFILYTSGTTAKPKGILHTSGGYLTQVSYTHHAVFDIKPESDVYWCGADIGWVTGHSYIVYGPMSNGATQLMYEGTPDTPHKGRYWELIDKYKVTILYTAPTAIRTFMKWGDDIPAQFDLTSLRILGSVGEPINPEAWMWYRKHIGGDRCPVVDTWWQTETGAIMVSPLPGVTSTTPGSAQHALPGISADVVDDTGTSVPNGGGGYLVLREPWPSMLRTIWGDDERFIETYWSRFEGMYFAGDGAKRDDEGNIWLLGRVDDVMLVSGHNISTTEVESALVSHPAVAEAAVVGATDPVTGQAIVAFTILRGGSEGDDDLLTELRNHVAKTLGPIAKPRQIMIVPELPKTRSGKIMRRLLRDVAENRSLGDVTTLQDSTVMKLIAEGMAKGKSDDD